GCGCTGTCCGGCGCACACGTACCCCCGGTATGGCTGGAGCCGTTCGCCCCCGCTCGATCCAGTCTGGGGCATCCCAATGAGATGCTCTGGCGGTGGGAGATGCGTCCGGCGAACCCATCCGCGCCGGCGCGGTTCCGCCGGCCGTATGCCCTTTCCATCCTCGCGTCCGCGTGCGCCGACCATCCCGAGGCGCGGTGCGCCACGCTCGAGCCGGCCGGCGGCAATCGGCTGGCGGTGTACGGCTGGCATTGGACGGAGGAAGGATGGCGCCGCCAAATGCTGGCATCGGTCGAGCAAGTGAGCGAACTGCGCTGGCGCGATGTGACATGGGACGGCCGGCCGGAATTGCTGGTGCGGCCCATGGGCCGCGTCTACGAGAGGTGATGCCATGGACGCCGCCGGCTTTTTGAGCCGCATCCGACGTCATCGCGAGTACCGCGGCCAGATCGTGCACGAGAAGCTGTACCCGGCGCGGCCGGCGCGGTACGCCGCGCTGGCGGAACACATGCCGCCGGCGCTGGCGCGTGCCCTGGCCGACCTCGGCATCACCCATCTCTATACGCACCAGGCGGAAGCCATCGCCGCGGTGCGGCGCGGCGAGAACGTCGTCATCGCCACCGGCACAGCCAGCGGCAAGACGCTGGCCTACAATGTGCCGGTGCTGTGGCGCATGATGGAGGACCCCCGAGCACGGGCCTTGTACCTGTTCCCTACCAAGGCACTGGCCCAGGACCAGCTTCGCGCTCTGCGGGAGCTGTTGGGACGGATGGGTTGGGAGCTTCCTCTGGGGACCTATGATGGAGATACCCCTCGTTCTGCCAGGGCACGCCTGCGCAAGTCCGCCGCCATCCTGCTGACCAACCCGGACATGCTCCACGTGGGCATTCTGCCGAATCACACCGCCTGGTCCCATTTCCTGGCCAACCTGCGTTACGTGGTCATTGACGAGGCCCATGCCTATCGCGGGGTGTTCGGTTCCCAGGTGGCCTGTGTGCTCCGCCGGCTGCGCCGGCTGTGCGCCTTTTACGGCAATTTCCCCCAGTTCATCTGTTGTTCCGCCACTATCTCCAACCCCGGGGAACATGTGCAGGCGCTGACAGGCCTGCCGGCGCGCGTCATTACCGACGACGGCGCGCCCGCCGGCCCCAAGCGCTTCGTCCTCTGGAACCCGCCCTTCCTGGACGCGGCCCGCACAGCGCGCCGCAGTGCCAACAGCGAAGCCGCCTTCTTGCAGACGGAACTGGCCTTGGCCGGCGTTCGCCATATCGTCTTCACCCGCTCGCGCAAGGTGGCGGAGCTGATCCTGCTCTATGTGCGCCGGGCACTGCAAGAACGAGCGCCGCACCTGATCGAGCGGGTCAAATCGTACCGCGCCGGCTATCTCCCCGAACAGCGCCGGCGCATCGAACAGGAGCTGTTTCACGGGCAACTGCTGGGAGTCACCGCCACCAGCGCCCTGGAGATGGGGATTGACATCGGGGACCTGGATGCGGCGGTGCTGGTCGGCTATCCCGGCACAATTGCCAGCACCTGGCAGCAGGCCGGCCGTGCCGGCCGCCGGCAGGATGAATCGCTGGCGGTGCTGATCGCCCGCGATGATCCGCTTGACCAGTACCTCATGCGCCATCCGCAGGCCCTGCTGGAGCGCAGTCCGGAGCATGCCCTGATCGCGCCGGACAACGTCTACATCCTGGGCCGGCATCTCCCCTGCGCCGCGTTCGAACTGCCGCTGACCAGCGCCGATGAGGAGCTGTTCGGGCCGGGGTTCGTGGACGCCATGATCGCCCTGGAAAACCAGGGCCTGCTGGAATACCGCAGCGAGCGCTGGTACTACATGGGCATCGGCTATCCGGCGGAGCGGGTGAGCCTGCGCTCGGCCAGTGGGGAGCGGGTGTCTCTGCTGAACGCCGCCGACGGGTTCCGCATGATGGAGGAGATCGAGCTGACTACCGCTCCGACGCGGGTACATGAGGGAGCGGTGTACCTCCATCAGGGGGAGACGTACCTGGTGACGCAGTTGGATCTGGAGCGCAGGTTTGCGGTGCTCCAGCCGGCGGATGTGGATTACTACACCCAGCCGCTGGTCATGAGTGATTTGAGCATCGTGCGCTCGCTTCGCCACCGCGAGATGGGCATCTCCACCGCGTTTTACGGCCAGGTGCGGGTAGAGGAGCAGGTTATCGGCTACCGCCGGCTCCAGCAGTTCAGCGATACCGTGCTGAGCGAGGAATGGCTGGATATGCCGGCGCAGACCTTCGAGACGCGCGCCCTGTGGTTCGACCTGCCGCCGGCGTGGCGGCAGGAGCTGGCGCGCGAGGGGCTGGATTTTCACGGCGGCCTGCACGCCCTGGAGCACGCCATGATCGCCATGCTCCCCCTGTTCGCCATGTGCGACCGCAATGACATCGGAGGTATTTCCACGCCGGCGCATCCGGACACCGACCTGCCGGGCATCTTTATCTATGATGGCTTCCCGGGCGGCGTCGGGATCGCGGAGAAGGGGTTTGAGCTCCTGCCGGCGCTGTGGCAGGAGACCCTGCGCTTGATTGAGGAATGCCCTTGCGAGGCCGGCTGTCCCTCCTGCGTGCAAAGCCCCAAATGCGGCAACCGCAACCAGCCGCTGGACAAAGCCGCGGCAGTCTGGATGCTGAAACAGTTGCTACAGCTCGGTAAGTAGGCATCTCGACCCCCTGGCTCCCGCCCACTTCCGTAGAGGGTAAGAGCGAGCGCCGGCGCGTCTTGACATCTCCTCCCATCCCATGTACGATATCCCTGTCAGGAGGGAGAAGATGCGCAGTATCTGGCAGGCCCTGGCCGCGCTGGCGGGAACCGCCGCCGGCGCCATGCTGTGGTTCTGGATAGCCTTTGGCACCCAGCGCGCCGTCTGCGGGGAGGCCGTCACTTCCATGTTTGTCGCCGGCGCCCCCTGGTTTGCCGGCCTGGCGCTGTTTTGGAGCGCGGCCCTGCCCGTCCTGTCGGTATCCCACTTCCCCCTGCTCCCATCGTACCTCATCCTCTCCTTTGTCCTGGGTTCCATCTTTCACACCATCCATCAGGGGACACTGCACCTCTGGGACGGCGTTAATCTTTCCCTCTCCGCGCTGGCGGCGGTGCTGTGCACACAGTATGTGGTGCTTTCGTATCTCTACCACTGCCGGCTGGAACCCCAGCAGTTCCGCATGGCCGTGCAGTCGGCCGCTATGCTGGCCGGCGCCGGCCTGGCCGGCGTCATCCTCACCGACCTGCTGTTGAGCACCATACCCTGCCGGCCCGTCCCGGAATACCGCGCCCAGTGGGAGTATTTCGCGCGCCTCTCCCCGGTATGGTTCAGCATCTGGGGGGTGATACCCTCGCTGGTGAGCGCCTGGCTGTACGCCGGCGAGAAGAAACTGTCCCGAAGTTAAGACGGCTGTCGCTTGCCTCCACACAAAAAGGAGCATTCCCATGCAAAAGGCGCTCTGTCTGCGGGTCTTGTGCCTGCTTTCCATCGTGATCCTTTCCGCCGGCTGTCTGCCCCTGACGCCAGCCCAGCCCGGCGAGACAATCACCATGCCCCTCAATGTCCCCTATCCCGAGGGCACGG
The genomic region above belongs to Anaerolineae bacterium and contains:
- a CDS encoding DEAD/DEAH box helicase, with protein sequence MDAAGFLSRIRRHREYRGQIVHEKLYPARPARYAALAEHMPPALARALADLGITHLYTHQAEAIAAVRRGENVVIATGTASGKTLAYNVPVLWRMMEDPRARALYLFPTKALAQDQLRALRELLGRMGWELPLGTYDGDTPRSARARLRKSAAILLTNPDMLHVGILPNHTAWSHFLANLRYVVIDEAHAYRGVFGSQVACVLRRLRRLCAFYGNFPQFICCSATISNPGEHVQALTGLPARVITDDGAPAGPKRFVLWNPPFLDAARTARRSANSEAAFLQTELALAGVRHIVFTRSRKVAELILLYVRRALQERAPHLIERVKSYRAGYLPEQRRRIEQELFHGQLLGVTATSALEMGIDIGDLDAAVLVGYPGTIASTWQQAGRAGRRQDESLAVLIARDDPLDQYLMRHPQALLERSPEHALIAPDNVYILGRHLPCAAFELPLTSADEELFGPGFVDAMIALENQGLLEYRSERWYYMGIGYPAERVSLRSASGERVSLLNAADGFRMMEEIELTTAPTRVHEGAVYLHQGETYLVTQLDLERRFAVLQPADVDYYTQPLVMSDLSIVRSLRHREMGISTAFYGQVRVEEQVIGYRRLQQFSDTVLSEEWLDMPAQTFETRALWFDLPPAWRQELAREGLDFHGGLHALEHAMIAMLPLFAMCDRNDIGGISTPAHPDTDLPGIFIYDGFPGGVGIAEKGFELLPALWQETLRLIEECPCEAGCPSCVQSPKCGNRNQPLDKAAAVWMLKQLLQLGK